The following are encoded in a window of Bradyrhizobium sp. WBOS07 genomic DNA:
- a CDS encoding TniQ family protein — translation MIPNTPWLKTVSQFDDEAIASVAVRLAPMGRIDADKLLRLHLDMPWESVSAIAGKPEAVAELAALGSFDLQRLSIGAYKIFKDRIEFLGRELPVGWFLPERRRVAPARLAADGNDARIRNRWLVSAFPCDVESGEVLLDRCPSCINLLGWRNMTNVWSCQICDFDMRTARPKACPHEIVAAAKELADYIFDYDLRLPGPLGDLSSVDILKLSGWMAYFRAIPQELFLGITVKNAAAGFSQLKRWPCSFDEIVLDLLGASTAADLAVGDTISRYKAAAGIMASIDRLPSLNARDILKSRLMELLHLGHGFAEAFLNVTEPVLPLGLAISGLDRRRSSKAARAKTDRGLIPSD, via the coding sequence ATGATTCCGAACACGCCGTGGCTCAAGACCGTATCGCAGTTCGACGACGAAGCCATCGCTTCCGTCGCGGTCCGGTTGGCTCCGATGGGGCGCATCGACGCCGACAAGCTGCTCCGGCTTCATCTCGACATGCCCTGGGAGTCAGTCTCGGCGATCGCCGGCAAACCCGAGGCAGTCGCCGAACTGGCAGCCTTGGGTTCGTTCGATCTCCAAAGGCTCTCGATCGGCGCTTATAAAATATTCAAAGATCGCATCGAATTCCTTGGTCGCGAACTGCCCGTGGGTTGGTTCTTGCCAGAGCGTCGTAGGGTCGCGCCCGCTCGTTTGGCAGCGGACGGCAACGATGCTCGCATCAGGAACCGCTGGCTTGTCTCGGCCTTTCCTTGCGACGTCGAGAGCGGCGAGGTGCTGCTCGACAGATGCCCGTCGTGCATCAACCTGTTGGGCTGGAGAAATATGACCAACGTTTGGTCCTGCCAGATCTGTGACTTCGACATGCGGACTGCGAGGCCAAAGGCCTGTCCGCATGAGATCGTCGCCGCTGCCAAGGAGCTGGCCGACTACATCTTTGACTATGATCTTAGATTGCCGGGTCCTCTCGGCGACCTGTCGTCGGTGGACATTCTCAAGCTCAGCGGATGGATGGCCTACTTTAGAGCTATTCCTCAGGAGCTCTTCCTCGGCATCACCGTGAAAAACGCCGCCGCAGGATTTTCGCAACTCAAGCGATGGCCTTGCTCGTTCGATGAGATTGTCCTCGACCTCCTCGGGGCCTCGACCGCAGCCGACCTGGCTGTCGGGGATACGATCTCGCGTTATAAGGCCGCCGCGGGGATCATGGCCTCCATCGACCGCCTGCCCTCGCTCAACGCCCGCGATATCCTGAAGTCACGCCTGATGGAACTTCTGCACCTCGGTCACGGCTTCGCCGAAGCCTTCCTCAACGTAACGGAACCGGTGCTGCCGCTCGGGCTCGCTATTTCAGGGCTCGACCGTCGACGATCGAGTAAAGCCGCTCGAGCCAAGACCGACCGAGGTCTAATCCCGTCGGATTGA
- a CDS encoding ATP-binding protein, giving the protein MSDLENILNSPLVLSKLDDIRGIFVRHTKAEEAREMVLLSLAFAKRLRENSSTYLIGWSRCGKSEIVKRMLTERTGKPVSKEKIQLLQGNGKRYLYVDLMGGSTPRILARKINFKIFNDRLSLRLGEEEGTDALIANLNDNEVDAVFLDEAQNLAEDGVKKLARFILAFENSCNAPLFVVGPPVLTKMMVKADAMGQRSGGMKILSPFGFANDAQREEHAAFVAAFSDELPFESNWFKENEDDHHMLRATFFAQRGRPGRHSLLVEAAVPHAFMRTGGVEPKELTKEDIAAGFDRVFLSQEIMQGRNPFRGEDYSRLPSFPLSVEQEATTE; this is encoded by the coding sequence ATGTCCGATCTGGAAAATATCCTCAATTCTCCGCTTGTTTTGAGCAAGCTCGACGACATTAGAGGCATCTTCGTGAGGCATACGAAGGCCGAAGAAGCGCGGGAGATGGTCTTGTTGTCGCTCGCGTTCGCCAAGCGCTTGCGCGAAAACTCGAGCACGTATCTCATCGGCTGGTCGCGTTGCGGAAAGAGTGAGATCGTCAAGCGAATGCTCACAGAACGCACCGGCAAGCCCGTATCGAAGGAAAAAATTCAGCTGCTTCAGGGCAACGGAAAGCGCTACCTGTACGTCGACCTCATGGGCGGATCGACGCCGCGGATATTGGCCCGGAAGATCAACTTTAAGATCTTCAACGATCGGCTCAGCCTGCGACTCGGCGAGGAGGAAGGCACCGACGCGCTCATCGCTAATCTCAATGACAACGAAGTGGACGCGGTCTTCCTAGATGAGGCGCAGAATCTCGCGGAGGACGGTGTGAAGAAGCTGGCGAGGTTCATTCTGGCGTTCGAGAACTCCTGCAACGCGCCCTTGTTCGTCGTGGGGCCCCCGGTCCTGACGAAGATGATGGTCAAGGCGGACGCGATGGGGCAGCGGTCCGGCGGCATGAAGATCCTTTCGCCCTTCGGCTTCGCGAACGACGCCCAACGGGAGGAACATGCGGCGTTTGTGGCCGCCTTCTCGGATGAGCTTCCCTTCGAATCGAACTGGTTTAAGGAGAACGAAGACGACCACCACATGCTGCGTGCGACGTTCTTCGCACAGCGCGGACGTCCCGGCCGACATTCGCTGCTGGTGGAGGCGGCGGTACCTCACGCCTTCATGCGGACCGGCGGGGTCGAGCCGAAGGAACTGACGAAAGAAGACATCGCCGCGGGTTTCGATCGCGTCTTTCTCAGCCAGGAGATCATGCAGGGCCGTAACCCATTTCGAGGCGAAGACTACAGCAGGCTTCCTTCGTTCCCGCTCAGCGTGGAACAGGAAGCGACCACCGAGTAG
- a CDS encoding Tn7 transposase TnsA N-terminal domain-containing protein: MPKKIERVWTALCDGVEVFRLEANEATRRVITGRRNHVVGGHYSMKMNGHIVHEGGIEERFVRVCDYVLGVKRIWAQPETIRMNVFPEFANEIYTPDFLVEHDAGFVRYEIKEWRELRPPRPTVGDEKAQKRWDDAVLLRARLRRIREAYRRAGLPFRVITERGIGLRWGDRDVVDEIAANDRWDIEPEELDRLVTALNDAGGSLPLSRCQALFEEAPHPRGVVLSRIPERIVYIDLFAPIGPETIVHKGAISC, encoded by the coding sequence ATGCCTAAGAAGATCGAGCGCGTCTGGACCGCCCTCTGCGACGGCGTCGAGGTCTTCCGCCTCGAAGCCAATGAGGCGACGCGCCGCGTGATCACTGGCCGCCGCAATCACGTCGTCGGCGGTCACTATTCTATGAAGATGAACGGGCACATCGTCCACGAAGGCGGCATCGAAGAGCGCTTCGTCCGGGTCTGCGACTACGTGCTCGGCGTCAAGCGGATCTGGGCCCAGCCGGAGACGATCCGGATGAACGTCTTTCCTGAGTTCGCGAACGAGATCTACACGCCCGACTTTCTCGTCGAGCACGACGCCGGCTTCGTCCGCTACGAAATCAAAGAGTGGCGCGAACTTCGTCCGCCGCGGCCGACCGTCGGCGACGAAAAAGCGCAGAAGCGCTGGGATGACGCGGTCCTGCTCCGCGCGCGTCTCCGTCGCATCCGCGAAGCCTACCGGCGGGCTGGCCTTCCTTTTCGCGTCATAACGGAGCGCGGCATCGGCTTGCGTTGGGGAGACCGCGACGTCGTGGACGAGATCGCGGCCAACGACCGGTGGGACATCGAACCGGAGGAGCTCGACCGGCTCGTCACGGCGCTGAACGACGCCGGCGGCTCCCTGCCCCTGTCGCGTTGCCAGGCCCTCTTCGAGGAGGCTCCCCATCCGCGCGGCGTCGTGCTGTCGCGCATCCCGGAGCGCATCGTCTACATCGACCTGTTCGCCCCGATCGGACCCGAGACGATCGTCCACAAGGGAGCGATCTCATGCTGA